AGGCAGAGGGGGTGACAGACAAAATGACTCCTTTGCTGCTTGCCCATCAATTACAGGTGAAAGCTCTGTTGAGACAGTAAAATGATGACTGCCAAGTATACAACTCTTTCAGCAACTAATAGTTGCTATGTAGGAATATTTTCCTTTCCAGCTTTAGCtatagtaaaaaaaatctgGATTGTCTAATTTTCTAGTGAAACATGCAGTTACAGTGGAGCTCTTATAGTCTCTGTAGGCCTAAACAATAACACAATATGTTGAAATACAGCCTTGGTCAGCATGTGTGCAATACCTAGAATGGACGAGAGGTTCGGAGGTTGCTGCATGGCTATGTCCTCAGCATGACTGAGGTCCAGAAGAGTGGAGTTCTTCACGTGGCGATGCAGCATTTCATCTTCACTGACCAAACCTGTCCCCTCATCTGAGGAAGGTGGAAAGACAGTGAATTTTGCTTAGTCACAGTCCAAGCTGATGAAAAGTCTTTTTATTTAGTTCTTTTATAACATATAGCTTAAACTTCGCAGAGAAATGGCAGGACAACCACATACCATACGTATCTGCTTTGCGAAACATCTCAATGGAAGGAAGTGTGTCCTCTGCTTCCGTGTCTAAATCCATGCAGTCCAACAAGAAGCTGGAAACACCAGATGGCATAATCATACCTGAATATAAACAGAACCGCAGAGCAGCACATGAGGATaaatcaaaaacaaaacatctagcAGTGAATACCTAAAAGTGGACATTTTCAAACCCAACTTGTGCTGTCTTGGCTGGGGTCCTTAGTGCTGGGGGTCACCATGCCCTAATTTAAACAGAGAGTATTAAGAAAATTTGTGCAAAACAATCTAAAAATCCACATGTCTGTATCTCACACATGGctggccatatatatatatatatatatatatatatatatatatatatatatatatatatatatgtatatatatatacttgggCATATATTTCACAAAACTTGTgcataaatatacagtacacatttgTAAGTATATGCTGGACATACGCAAAATATGCTGATCATGCACAGACTTTTAACTGGAACTGGAATTAGGTTAAAAAACAACTGATTTACAAAAGCAGGTGTTGGctaaaaattataaataaaactagACTCAAGAAGAGAGCTTTGAGGATGGTTTTAGTTTTAGTGTTTTAGTTTTTGAGTAAATAAAGACACGTACAACCTATATAAGAAGCTTTATAACTATAAAGCTGTACGTCCCATGCAGAAATTTCGTGAAAAGACCAATATTAGGACTTTTAAATAGTAAATTAATATTTACttcatatataataattaatttttacttatGTTTTCTGCACAATATGTGCACATATTTCACCTacaattctttttattttaaatccCTTTTATGAGATATACTATAtgaaagaaagctttctactagattttgaaggagcactgctgtgaggatttgattgcatttaacgaCAAAAGCATTATTGAGgtccagatgttggatgatcaactgATTGAGCTCTACTGCTCcatggctcaatgctggggggctttatacccctctagctcgcgcctggcattaggcatggtgccaataggttaatttgctccagagtcctatccttttagcagtacttctctacaggggctagacaagctgtgtgtgtgtgtgtatgtgtgtgtgtgcttgtgcacATTTATGTCAGCAACTGGTTGgaacttaatgtagctgaatgcattcattagaaggcagtggtggctcagcctttagagcgccgggatatcgataacagggttgtgggttcgattcccgggctcggcaagctgccactgttgggcccttgagcaaggccctttaccctctctgctccccgggcgctggagttggctgcccaccgctctgggtgtgtgtgtgtgtgtgtgtactcactgcccctaacacatgtgtgcgtgtgttcactaccagatgggttaaatgcggaggacacatttcgctgtacagtgacaaatacgtgcaccttagaaggggtgtccacaaacttttgtatgTGCATACGGCCATGTATTAGATTTCTGCATTGGGTGTCACACACGTGTTTGTACGTGCTGTGATACATTTCCCATATTTGAAAACGTAAACCAACTTGGCATATCTGTCACATATATTGCAACATAAGACAAATATATGTTGATATTATTGACATTTTATGTATTCCAAACCTATTTATTGGCCTAACATCAGATTTTCGTATGGGAAGACGTTCATCAATGAACCCTCATGTAATACAAACAACGAACACACCTTACTGTAACCCCTTCGGCCTCCCAGACGTATTTTATGTGGCATCTTAACACTGCGGAAATCGCAAAGAAAGCATGAAAACTTGGAAATTAAACGCTATTAAAACGTTTTTTAGATGTGAGAGGATGAACACTGACGTCACATGGACGTGTCTTACCTGTCCTTCCCGCCCGGATAATTAGTCCGACGAGCTTTGTGAAAATATGACGGCAAACCTGTTCAGTGAAACGAAACGGGCGTCTGTAAACATTACTCGGAAATCAGAGTTTATTAGCAGATGTTTATAACTccatattttaattaaataatgaaattgttAACTTTTTAATACTGGTATGCTTATCGCACACAAGTGAGACAAAGCTAGTCAGTCGGTCAGTCAGTTGGCGTGTGTAGCGCTACGTTGTTGACGTAGCTAacgcttgactgctgctgctgctgctgctgtttacgCACTAGTTGGCCTGACTGGGGTCACACTGCGACTCTCTCTCGAGCTGTGCGCGGCAGCGTTCACCCTCCCCGTTAAATCGACGGCTCTGCTCCTATTTGAACGGGTGTAACGTTTCAGTCGCCCCATTTTGAAAGCACACGACCGCGTTACGACTAGTCAGGCCCGTTAGATAAATGACTTGTTGCCGTGCACCCGACTGTCAGCCAAGCTGCGAGCAAAGCAACTGCCTCTTAGCGCGTGATTTTGGGGAACAGCCGGAAATGGTTGGCGGGTTTTAAAGGTACCGTAGAATCAGGGGTGGATTGACCCACCGGGAAAATGCCGACAGTCCcgacactttattattttttattttatttttattttttatttaactttattattattattgatattgttattattattattattattattatttgtatgttGGTCTGACTGGCCCATAGAACCAATAGCTATATCAGCGGACGGTTGCCACTGGGCTGGCTGAATCCCACTGTTAAACACCAACCCCTTTCGCGTTGGCCCTGTCTGCATAATACATTCGGCAAAAAAGCGCAAGAGTTTGTTTTCTAATCACTGGCCATTGAAACACGCTGGTCCTCGGTTATTCTCCTCACTGAGACAGGGCTGGCCCAATTATATAACAAACACCTCCAACGCTGCAAAGTGTGCCAAATTAGAGACAACTGCCGTGGCGGTGGCGGTGGcgctctggctctggctctggctctggctctgtGGCAGTGGACAGGAGCATGTTGTGGAAGCTGTGGTGAGCTGGGCTGCTTTCAGAACACATAGGCCATGTAATGAGTAGGCTAAAGCAACCCAACCCCTTGGTAAATGCGATAAAACGATAAAACATCAATAACATAATTGTGGCTAATATTCTCTGGCCGGGTTGGTTTGTATGGTGAACGCAGGTGAAATACCCTAAATACGTTTATTTATAAGACATTGTGAATAAGATACTGACTGGATGAGAAAATAAGCCTGGGTTAGTATTTTTATGTCTTCCATCCTGAACTAAATAGTCAAAAATGTGAGAACAGTTTTTTTAAAACCACCAATCACCAACAAAAACAGCTTTCTAATTTCATTATTGCTTTATTGGTTGTGGGGTGAGTAGCTAGCTAGTAGGCTAGGCCACGGCTAAGCTACTTTTCGGCCCTGGAAAAATGTTAGGCAGTTGTTATGTAGGTGCTGAGGGATATAATGtacagaaatgaaagaaaatcacactttttaaaatgatatCAGTTTGTCTAATGTTATGCCAGTGCAGCTGTGTTGTTCTTTACAAGACAGTCCAATCATTCTAGTTGTCTGTGTAAAGTGAACACTCAGCAGCATTGTTATTAGGCTAATAATTGTTTAACTGGTATGCCTGGAAAATGTGGTTAAAGACAATGTAGGCTGCAATGAAAGAAAATCTCACTTTTTAGAATGACTAAATGGCATTTTGTTTATTGCTGGTGTTATGCCAgtgcagctgtgtgtatgtttaccaGAGAATACAGTAGTTCTGCACCTGACTGCATCCTTATGTAAATAAGTCCCTTTAACTCATTGCATGTCTGACggtatgtgtttttttaatagttGCACAGTTGCTGTGCACATTTAAGAGACCGAAAAGTCCAAAAAGGTGTGCATTATCATATGTGGTGGGCCGGTCTGGTCCAAAATGCCAGGGCTGATTTTATGTCCCAGTTCGTCCCTGCATACAATGCATGCATGTAGTAttttaatgatgttttggtAGGGAGTTGGAGGTGTACTTATTGTTTAACAGGCCTGTTATTTTACCGCAGAATGAAACaccctgatttttcatttaAAGATAAGCTCCGCTTTTATTGGCTGGCTTACGGGCAAAGGCGAGAACACATATAATGCTCTTACCAGAATAGTCTTaccagtgttgctgtcctctcgctGCGTATCCAATACTTTTCCtttctggtttgttttttagctccagtttggttcaacTGAGGTGGCCCAGTTTGTTTTCAATGAAGCGGATGTTGGAGAGAAGGGATGGTAGAAGGTAaagcgttagcttttagtctaggaTGGAGCCCTGATTGCTTCCCCACCCACCTTTCTCTTGGTCACGTGCCGAGTTTAAGCACCCAgtctgtggacactggcacagtaAAAGCAGTGGTCACAGGGCCTGGTAGCAAtccatattcccataactagcagtgTCTGGAGGTGTTGTACTGCTCTCCGGTATCAACAACACTATTCTCTATGTGGGCAACCCTGCAAATGGTTGTCGCAAATTAGTCTGAAGTAATTTAATCTAATGGATTTAGATGAAACAACATGCAAAGCCAcagttaaacatttaaaaatactgtttaaggtggaataatGTTGCCAATGATTAGCAGTTTTTTTGTGTCTATTACTTTCTTATGTTATAAAACATTTCATATCAGTCAGATCCAGTGAATACATGAATTGGAGTCATAAAAGACCACCGGCTTCATGATCTGATCTTCAAAGTTAACCATTCACATTTTAGACTTTTATGCTTGTTTACGTTGCAATTCTGATGCCACTGCCGGTCATTCTGGGATCTGACATGCCCTCGCAGTTCTGATGGAAGAGGAAAAGTCGAAGCTCAAGTCTCTCTGATTTGGGTCCGGACTCTCTGAGGTTCTAATTGTCCCACAATTCTCAGTGCTTTGATGTCTGAGTATGAAGGCTTGAACCCAAGTCAAGTCCTAGTTGAGTCTTAGGTGTCAGGGCTTTCAGTCTAGTCTCGGGTCTGTGGGGTTTCAGTCCAGCCTTAAATTTCTTGGGTTTAAGTTGAGTCTCAGAGTCAAGTTTAAGGTCTTAAGGGTGTGAGTCCAGAGTATAAGGGCGAGTCGAATCTCAGATCTCCTGAGGACCCACAGTCTAGTCAAGTCTAGTCTCTGCtgtgagtccaagtcaagtttTGAGTCTCTGGGTTATAAGTacaagtcaagtctcaagtctgtGGGGTTCAAGTCGAGTCGTGAGCCTCTGGGGTGTAGGTACAAGGCTCAAGTCATTCAGGAGCACCCTCTAGTGTATGCCTAAACTGACCCAGCAAGAGGACATTACAGAGGGTCGTGTCTCCTcaccagaagttctctgatccAAACTACATTCTAGCACACTCTGCCTCTTCCTTTTAAATACTGTGTTTATTTCTTGTAGCACTTTAATCTGTCCACAGCTGAAGATTGTTTCTCAGTCTGATATGGCACAAGTACGATTGAAGGGCAAGTCTGACCCATTCTCAGATAAAAGACAGGCATTTAAAATCTTAACagattcttttatttttgtccCCATCCATACCCCCTTATTAAATACAAAGATATgatactgattcattcaacaTTAGATTATAGTTAcaggtttttttcctttttttcccttttttttagtttcactacacgcaaaaaaaaaatccattcaaaCCATTGCTTAAATATGCTTACATCTAGTTTTCATCAatatttacactttttttttttttttttttttttttaactttgaaATGGAAAAGCCAGTACTATGGACAAGTCCAAAAGTTCTAAGTCCATGGCATGCTCACTTGCCTCAAGCGAGCACATTCAGCAGAACGTAACTAGCTAGGATTATAGTGTTCTATCATGTCACTGATGTGTAAGCTAGGTATGtacctgtgtatgtgtgtctgtgtgtgtgttgtgtgatgttttctttttttttttcttttgatgaCCTGAAGAACAAAACAAACTGAGAATCTCAAGCAAGAATTTGCCCAGTGAGAGCTGGGTACGTAGCATGCATTGCCTTTTGTTCTGAAatcatcttcttcttttttttttccctgacaACGGACCCATAAACAaaacgatgaagatgaagagacATGGACCAAGGAGAACAGCATTGCTTGGTCAGCTGGTACAGAATGACATGAAGGAAGTGCCTACGTGTGTAGGAGCTGCtaccgtgtttttttttttgtttgtttgtttttgtttttttttggtagggACAAATTTGGTTGTAGATACGCCACTTTTCCCAAAGGCACACCAGCGACTGTTGACAACCACGGGCAAAGGCCGGCTGCTCGTCTAGTTCAGGCAGCCTGGATCATGCTCCCTTTCGTCGTGCATGGCTCATTCTGCGTGCTTTTGTGTCAGCTAGGGGTTTGGATGAGGGAGTTTAAGGACAAATGGTTAATCGATCAGCAAtgtcgcaaaaaaaaaaaaaaaaattaaacaaaaaaagtccTCAGCTTTTGTTCGGtgatgagaacttaggaacttTTACATGGAGATGTTGTTGTACAGCTGTTCGATCTGCAGCTTGAAATATTCCTTCAGCTCTGGTCTCTTGGCTTTTAACGTAGGAGTCAGCAGTCCGTTTTCTATGGAGAACATCTCACTGTGAACGTAGACGTCTTTAACCTGTGAATGAAAAGAGGTTTCCAGAGATTACTGACCAGAGCAGCAGCGAAtcgattagattagattagatagaAGATCCTTTCATGGTTCCGTAAACAAGcatgtgtaagtgtgaagaaccttttaggttggtaaaggttctttaccatttgaaaggttctttacatgcatcatctctattacaaacacggGTCTTTATGTAACCGAAAAAACAAACATCTGAAGCATCTTTAGTCTTAAGAGTGTAGAGTAATAAAAAGAAATCTATTGATTTGTTGACATGATCAAAGTAATCAAAATACTAATTAGACTAAACTGACAAACAGCAAGCCATGCATGTCCTTTCAAAGATTTAGAAATGTCAACCTAATTGGAATAAAAGTTCCTTTTTAATCAATAGAATGAtgcttttttattaaaactctGCAATTACTATTACAAGTCAATTGATTATTTAAGAGCAGAGAGGATGACTTAATATGTCAGAATAAGCATTAAAACATGATCTTAATGATACGCTTTGACATTTTAGTCCTAGTTCGTTTTGCGTTTATGTTGACATTATTTGCAATCGAACCAAAATAATCCATGAGTACGTAAGAAACTATAACCTCTGGATTTTGAAACCTGGCTTGTTAAATCATATCATCAGCATTAAACCACATTCTTGATAACGTACACCTGTTACAGTGTTTATTGCCTTGGAATGACTTGACTTACTTGCTCAAAAGAGTGGAGGCCACTGGCTTTGCCTAAACGCACCAAGTCATCCAAAATAGCTTTCTTCAGTTCCTTCAAAAATAAGAGAAGTCAAATGTGATTTGTGATATCCTtgacaaaatacacaaacacagagtcATATGTCGGAGTCTTATTATGTCCATCTACGTGGctcctcaggaatctggtggcagcTAGTGATGGCTTCCACTTTCTGCCATGTCCAGGCAGAGTAGCCTGCGTTTCCTTAACTTTGAAATGATGAACTATGTTTCCAATTGTATCTAGGAACATTCCGTGcctttgctctctctttcttttgcacttttttgAGCAACAACTCTCTTGACTTTGGCTATATTTCTAACATGCAAGCAGATGTCGCAGACAGTCAACAAAGGTTTGGATGAGTTTcatctcaagcacacctgacgcaactaatgaagcccttgatttgccacctgatttgcaaatgtgttCTTATGAGGGATCTGTTCAGACCTAAGGCAGACACTGACCGCAAAAGGATTTGCTTCCATGTATTTAGTTTTGTTCGTGCTATGTTAGTTAATCCAGTTACTTTTTtggagcctgtgaaaatggagggacggtataaaatgactgtaaatccttaaatgatgcagatgTTAATGAACGGCAAAAAgtagtgattgcatttgggggTGCCAAAGGCTGTAGTGGGAAGGTAGTAGCTTAATTTGCACGTGTATTGAAGTTTACAGTCATACATGTCTACCAGCACTGGCA
This sequence is a window from Salminus brasiliensis chromosome 18, fSalBra1.hap2, whole genome shotgun sequence. Protein-coding genes within it:
- the LOC140539079 gene encoding uncharacterized protein, producing the protein MGRLKRYTRSNRSRAVDLTGRVNAAAHSSRESRSVTPVRPTSLPSYFHKARRTNYPGGKDSVKMPHKIRLGGRRGYSKGMVTPSTKDPSQDSTSMIMPSGVSSFLLDCMDLDTEAEDTLPSIEMFRKADTYDEGTGLVSEDEMLHRHVKNSTLLDLSHAEDIAMQQPPNLSSILELSPVIDGQAAKESFCLSPPLPVSPLSSSPLLKQNKEPSKSPESTTSTAEVDIKTCGDEERTPETKRVVVLSPVVKRRPFTGRDKPIKCRKVTFNDIVSTRDISVFKPQVESQTDPQEPSSERAKFFDFADQRERAVFFQRLKKTYTFQFPAKPIT